CATTTGTGCCAAAAATCCGGGGTGATGGTCAACGCAAACTTCGACCAATACAAAATACTTGGTTCTCGCGAAACCCCAAAGATTGAAATTCTTTTGTTGGAGGATTACCAGGGACGTAGTTCTACTGATGCAGGTGGTATTGGAGAACCAGCAATTATTCCAACGGCGGCAGCGATCGCTAATGCCATTTATAACGCCACTGGTGTCCGTTTGCGGGAATTACCAATGACACCGGAGAAAGTACTAGCTGCTCTTAATGTATCGAGGAGAACATCATGAAGCGTTTTGAATGGATGAATGCGTCTACCATTAATGAAGCTGTAGCCCAAGTTAACAGTACGGTTGCTGATGCTACAGTTGCTGCTAGCTCTGTGGCTGCTACCAAGCAAAACCAAACTGCGAATAACACGGCGATTGTTAAAGCAGGGGGTATCGATCTACTAGATTTGTTAAAGGAAGGATTGGTGACACCATCGCGAGTCATCAATATTCGCACACTTCCCAATATGGATCGCATGAGTGCAGATGCCCAAACTGGTTTACGCATCGGACCTCTAGTTACACTTGCCCAATTAAGCACAGATTTGTCAGTACGTCAAGGTTATACTGCCCTTGCTGAAGCAGCAAGTCATATCGCCACCCCACAAATTCGTAATGTTGCGACTATTGGTGGAAATCTCTTACAACGTCCGCGCTGTTGGTATTTCCGTTCCGAGCAGTTTCGCTGTTTGAAGCGGGGAGGTAAGGAATGCTTTGCTATTGAGGGCGAACACAAGTATCATGCTATTTTTAATAATGAGGTTTGTCCTTGCGTGCATGCCTCTACAGCTGCAACAGCACTCGTTGCTCTGGGTGCTCGATTGGTGTTAACGAGTCCAAAAGGAGTAGGAGAAGTTTTACTGGAAGAGTTTTTTGTGACTCCGGAAAAAGACGTTCTGCGGGAAAACTCGCTTCAGCCTAACGAGTTAATAACAGAAATCCGGGTACCTGCACTAGGGGCAAACGTGCGATCGGTTCATCTCAAACAGGGTGAGAAAGAGTCTTATGACTGGGCGATCGCAGATACTGCTGTCATGGTTGAGAAGTCTGGTGGACGTTGTACAAAAGCTTCTATCGTCTTGGGTGCAGCCGCTCCCGTACCGTTGCGTGCTCGGACTGCGGAGGCTGTTTTAATTGGCAAACCGATTAATGAAGAGACGGCGCGTGCCGCAGCAAAAGCAGCAGTGCAAGGCGCAAAGCCGCTTTCACAGAATGCGTACAAAGTGCCTATCTTTGAGGTGTTAGTGCGCCGAGCGATTTTACTTGCCGATACTCGTTCAATGTAGAATATGTTGCATTTGACTAAAGACCTGGAAAAATTTTTCCCTGGGGTTTGAATCAGTTAACCGCAAACCCTAATTACGAATTACTCCCTTCCCGCTAGAAGATTACCTATAATGTAGGAAAAAGTATTACAAGAAGTGACAAGGTGGAATTGTGGATAGATATACAAGAAATCGAACATTCCAACTATGCAATTGCCTCCCGAAAGCTTCGCGATCGCGACCGTCTCACCAGGCTATCAAAAATCTCCTGAAAATGGTAACATTTATCTGGAATAGTATCTTGTCCATTTGTAGCTTTGTATGGATACTATTTCGTGTACAACCGTCCAAATCTGTAGGGTAAATCAAAAATAGTATATGAAACTTATTGCCCGATTTTACCTTGAGCGATCGGACTGTGCGTCAATATGAATCGCCTTCCAGGTTTGGGGGATTGTGTTCTCTATTAATATGGTGGAACACTAGGGAGTTGTAGTGGTAATTAACCTCACATGAGGATAAGCAAGAATATTGCCATCATTAGTCATTAAAGGACAGTCGTAAGTCCTTGCAGTAGCAACGATAATTCTATCAGCAGGATCTTTATGAAATTCTCCTGGTAAGGAGTAAGATTCAATGGCGATCTCAGGGGTAATAGGAATTAAAAGGATTCCTTCTTCAGCCAAGGCTACAGAAAACCATTCGTTCAATGGCTTAGGAAGAACTAAACGACCTTGATTGACTAATCTTGAAATTTCCAGAAGACTAATAGTTGATATTCCTATCCCATCAGGACGAGAGTTTTCAATAGTTTCTTTCTGCAAATTCGTAAGTTGGAGGGAATCTTGGTTCCACCAAACCCAGATATGGGTATCAAGAATAATCATTCCTTTTCCATATCCCATTCATCAGCAGGGAGTCCTGACTCTTCGGGATTTTATGCCGTTAGGTGTAGAAAATACTTAGATGCGCTTTCTGGTAGATGAATGTACCCACCCTTCCGCACCCTAAGTGTCACATACGAAAAACCACCACAAAAATAGTACAAAAGAACTAACTTGAGAAGAGAGTTCAATCAAACAGTTGAGAAGTAATAGCATTAAGCTTTAAGAGTGATAGAGAGATATTCCCATTCTCAAGGGAATTGACTCCACTTGAGAATGGAGTCAGAAAAATAAAAGAAATAGAAAAATTGAAGTTTAGTAGAAGAAATGTAGAAGAATT
This genomic interval from Scytonema hofmannii PCC 7110 contains the following:
- a CDS encoding FAD binding domain-containing protein, yielding MKRFEWMNASTINEAVAQVNSTVADATVAASSVAATKQNQTANNTAIVKAGGIDLLDLLKEGLVTPSRVINIRTLPNMDRMSADAQTGLRIGPLVTLAQLSTDLSVRQGYTALAEAASHIATPQIRNVATIGGNLLQRPRCWYFRSEQFRCLKRGGKECFAIEGEHKYHAIFNNEVCPCVHASTAATALVALGARLVLTSPKGVGEVLLEEFFVTPEKDVLRENSLQPNELITEIRVPALGANVRSVHLKQGEKESYDWAIADTAVMVEKSGGRCTKASIVLGAAAPVPLRARTAEAVLIGKPINEETARAAAKAAVQGAKPLSQNAYKVPIFEVLVRRAILLADTRSM
- a CDS encoding type II toxin-antitoxin system VapC family toxin gives rise to the protein MIILDTHIWVWWNQDSLQLTNLQKETIENSRPDGIGISTISLLEISRLVNQGRLVLPKPLNEWFSVALAEEGILLIPITPEIAIESYSLPGEFHKDPADRIIVATARTYDCPLMTNDGNILAYPHVRLITTTTP